In Eubalaena glacialis isolate mEubGla1 chromosome 3, mEubGla1.1.hap2.+ XY, whole genome shotgun sequence, the following are encoded in one genomic region:
- the RPL11 gene encoding large ribosomal subunit protein uL5 isoform X2: MAQDQGEKENPMRELRIRKLCLNICVGESGDRLTRAAKVLEQLTGQTPVFSKARYTVRSFGIRRNEKIAVHCTVRGAKAEEILEKGLKVREYELRKNNFSDTGNFGFGIQEHIDLGIKYDPSIGIYGLDFYVVLGRPGFSIADKKRRTGCIGAKHRISKEEAMRWFQQKYDGIILPGK, translated from the exons ATGGCG CAGGATCAAGGGGAGAAGGAGAACCCCATGCGGGAACTTCGCATCCGCAAGCTCTGCCTCAACATCTGCGTGGGGGAGAGTGGAGACAGGCTGACCCGGGCAGCCAAGGTGCTGGAGCAGCTTACAGGCCAGACCCCTGTGTTCTCCAAAG CTAGATACACCGTCAGATCCTTTGGcatcagaagaaatgaaaaaattgctGTCCATTGCACAGTCCGTGGGGCCAAGGCAGAAGAAATCCTGGAGAAAGGTCTGAAG GTGCGGGAGTATGagttaagaaaaaataacttcTCAGATACTGGAAACTTTGGCTTTGGGATCCAAGAACATATCGATCTGGGGATCAAATATGACCCAAGCATTGGTATCTACGGCCTGGACTTCTATGTG GTGCTGGGTAGGCCAGGTTTCAGCATCGCAGACAAGAAGCGCAGGACAGGCTGCATTGGGGCCAAACACAGAATCAGCAAAGAGGAGGCCATGCGCTGGTTCCAGCAGAAG TATGATGGGATCATCCTTCCTGGCAAATAA
- the RPL11 gene encoding large ribosomal subunit protein uL5 isoform X3 translates to MQDQGEKENPMRELRIRKLCLNICVGESGDRLTRAAKVLEQLTGQTPVFSKARYTVRSFGIRRNEKIAVHCTVRGAKAEEILEKGLKVREYELRKNNFSDTGNFGFGIQEHIDLGIKYDPSIGIYGLDFYVVLGRPGFSIADKKRRTGCIGAKHRISKEEAMRWFQQKVKLDLSQVKWWNVVLVNGVGIRGCKV, encoded by the exons ATG CAGGATCAAGGGGAGAAGGAGAACCCCATGCGGGAACTTCGCATCCGCAAGCTCTGCCTCAACATCTGCGTGGGGGAGAGTGGAGACAGGCTGACCCGGGCAGCCAAGGTGCTGGAGCAGCTTACAGGCCAGACCCCTGTGTTCTCCAAAG CTAGATACACCGTCAGATCCTTTGGcatcagaagaaatgaaaaaattgctGTCCATTGCACAGTCCGTGGGGCCAAGGCAGAAGAAATCCTGGAGAAAGGTCTGAAG GTGCGGGAGTATGagttaagaaaaaataacttcTCAGATACTGGAAACTTTGGCTTTGGGATCCAAGAACATATCGATCTGGGGATCAAATATGACCCAAGCATTGGTATCTACGGCCTGGACTTCTATGTG GTGCTGGGTAGGCCAGGTTTCAGCATCGCAGACAAGAAGCGCAGGACAGGCTGCATTGGGGCCAAACACAGAATCAGCAAAGAGGAGGCCATGCGCTGGTTCCAGCAGAAGGTAAAGCTTGATCTGTCTCAGGTGAAGTGGTGGAATGTGGTGTTGGTGAATGGAGTTGGGATACGGGGATGCAAAGTCTAG
- the RPL11 gene encoding large ribosomal subunit protein uL5 isoform X1: protein MAQDQGEKENPMRELRIRKLCLNICVGESGDRLTRAAKVLEQLTGQTPVFSKARYTVRSFGIRRNEKIAVHCTVRGAKAEEILEKGLKVREYELRKNNFSDTGNFGFGIQEHIDLGIKYDPSIGIYGLDFYVVLGRPGFSIADKKRRTGCIGAKHRISKEEAMRWFQQKVKLDLSQVKWWNVVLVNGVGIRGCKV from the exons ATGGCG CAGGATCAAGGGGAGAAGGAGAACCCCATGCGGGAACTTCGCATCCGCAAGCTCTGCCTCAACATCTGCGTGGGGGAGAGTGGAGACAGGCTGACCCGGGCAGCCAAGGTGCTGGAGCAGCTTACAGGCCAGACCCCTGTGTTCTCCAAAG CTAGATACACCGTCAGATCCTTTGGcatcagaagaaatgaaaaaattgctGTCCATTGCACAGTCCGTGGGGCCAAGGCAGAAGAAATCCTGGAGAAAGGTCTGAAG GTGCGGGAGTATGagttaagaaaaaataacttcTCAGATACTGGAAACTTTGGCTTTGGGATCCAAGAACATATCGATCTGGGGATCAAATATGACCCAAGCATTGGTATCTACGGCCTGGACTTCTATGTG GTGCTGGGTAGGCCAGGTTTCAGCATCGCAGACAAGAAGCGCAGGACAGGCTGCATTGGGGCCAAACACAGAATCAGCAAAGAGGAGGCCATGCGCTGGTTCCAGCAGAAGGTAAAGCTTGATCTGTCTCAGGTGAAGTGGTGGAATGTGGTGTTGGTGAATGGAGTTGGGATACGGGGATGCAAAGTCTAG